The Bacteriovorax sp. Seq25_V genome has a window encoding:
- a CDS encoding DNA repair protein RecN: protein MSARLNLQTLKLQNFATFTNQQINFNEHFNSIVGETGSGKSLILDALQMIFGARADKKLVRSGSEFASIEATFTCNDEKSRAFFDIIGFPCEDDIVIKRLIYNNGKSKSFLNFQSCPLNILTQVARKFIDLVGQFENQKLLSDDYQLKLLDNFSGHSELYNDYKNSYNELKLLEAKLIDLQEFKNKSLERKDFLEFQINEIEGLSPEPSEENELKSKKDKILNYEKNQKTLNEINFMLSESNNSATEILSRAERLLDTISVDDSIHARFSNLKAELDDISFEITKLSNDEAPEDSVEEIIDRLDEYQRLKRKFNTDTEGLIQVLEKYQKEFSEIEVVDTEINKTMKAINNQHDICNKIATQLHENRVTKAAELSKSLTKLIQALNMKGAVIDIRISKANTLMPSGISKLDFYALTNPGEGYHPIKEIASGGELSRILLALRQVLSTTESISVFLFDEIDTGIGGETAITIGKALQEVSRGSQVIAITHLPQIANFSDQLLWVEKESVEINSEVRTESQVRHIEKPKMPKYIKEMQAL from the coding sequence ATGAGCGCAAGATTAAATCTTCAAACATTAAAGCTACAAAATTTTGCAACTTTTACTAATCAACAAATTAATTTCAATGAACACTTTAATTCTATTGTTGGTGAAACAGGATCGGGTAAAAGTTTAATCCTCGACGCACTTCAAATGATATTTGGTGCACGTGCCGATAAGAAGTTAGTAAGATCTGGCTCGGAGTTCGCTTCAATTGAGGCTACCTTTACTTGTAACGATGAGAAGTCTCGTGCATTCTTTGATATTATCGGATTTCCTTGTGAAGATGATATCGTAATTAAGAGACTTATTTACAATAATGGAAAGTCTAAATCATTCTTAAACTTCCAATCTTGTCCTCTCAATATTCTCACACAAGTTGCAAGAAAGTTCATCGACCTTGTTGGGCAATTTGAAAATCAAAAACTACTTTCAGATGATTATCAACTTAAACTACTAGATAACTTCTCTGGTCACAGTGAGCTTTATAATGATTATAAAAATAGTTATAACGAACTTAAACTACTTGAAGCTAAATTAATTGATCTTCAAGAATTTAAAAATAAGTCTCTTGAAAGAAAGGATTTTTTAGAGTTCCAAATTAATGAAATTGAAGGATTAAGTCCTGAACCCTCAGAGGAAAATGAATTAAAATCCAAAAAGGATAAAATCTTAAATTACGAAAAGAATCAAAAGACATTGAATGAAATTAACTTCATGCTTAGTGAGTCTAACAACAGTGCGACAGAAATTTTGTCTCGTGCAGAGAGACTTCTTGATACTATAAGTGTTGATGATTCAATTCACGCCAGATTTTCAAATCTTAAGGCTGAACTCGACGATATTTCTTTTGAAATAACAAAACTTTCAAATGATGAGGCTCCAGAAGATTCCGTCGAAGAGATTATAGATCGTCTTGATGAGTACCAGCGTCTTAAAAGAAAATTCAATACTGATACTGAAGGACTGATTCAAGTTCTTGAAAAATATCAAAAAGAATTTTCAGAGATTGAAGTTGTTGATACAGAAATCAACAAGACCATGAAAGCTATTAACAATCAACACGATATCTGTAATAAAATAGCTACACAGCTTCACGAGAATAGGGTGACGAAAGCAGCAGAACTTTCGAAATCTTTAACGAAACTTATCCAAGCTCTTAATATGAAAGGGGCTGTTATCGATATTCGTATTTCAAAAGCTAATACACTAATGCCATCAGGAATTTCTAAGTTGGATTTCTATGCCCTTACCAACCCAGGAGAAGGCTATCATCCAATTAAGGAAATTGCATCGGGAGGGGAACTTTCACGTATCCTGCTTGCCCTGAGACAAGTACTCAGTACAACCGAATCTATTAGTGTTTTCCTCTTTGATGAAATCGACACTGGGATTGGTGGAGAGACGGCAATTACTATCGGTAAGGCACTTCAGGAAGTTTCACGAGGTAGCCAAGTAATTGCGATCACTCACCTTCCACAGATTGCGAATTTTTCTGATCAGTTGCTGTGGGTTGAAAAAGAGTCAGTTGAGATTAATAGTGAAGTAAGGACAGAGTCTCAAGTTCGTCATATCGAAAAGCCTAAAATGCCTAAATATATTAAAGAAATGCAAGCGCTCTAA
- a CDS encoding NAD(+)/NADH kinase: protein MTQIKKIGIVLKPRVVHDLMTMLPNLYEWLKRRKVEVCLYDSEAERVSKIFKSNKPKIHFLSKAELLKESDLIITLGGDGTLIGVCRHKSSKSTPIFGINMGNLGFITEFSRQDFYDDLELVLKGKYHLNKVPLFKAEIFEGNKKIKEAIFINDAVVSKNGISRMFSITLETDSETIYNLAGDGLIVSSPIGSTAYSLAAGGPIVHPQVRAITLTPICPHALTHRPLLLPDNQAIWIKVPKDESELSLTLDGQENITISKNQKVKIIKSSKSQISLITNPNREYFGTLKEKFKHGRR from the coding sequence ATGACACAAATTAAGAAAATTGGAATTGTATTAAAACCTAGAGTTGTTCATGATTTAATGACAATGCTCCCAAACTTATATGAGTGGCTCAAGAGAAGAAAAGTTGAAGTTTGCCTATATGACTCAGAAGCAGAACGAGTATCTAAAATCTTTAAAAGTAATAAGCCAAAAATTCATTTTCTTTCAAAAGCAGAACTTTTAAAAGAATCAGATCTTATTATTACTCTTGGCGGAGATGGAACACTTATTGGTGTATGTAGACACAAGTCTTCTAAATCGACTCCCATTTTTGGAATAAACATGGGAAACCTTGGATTCATTACAGAGTTTTCACGACAAGATTTTTATGATGATCTAGAGCTTGTTTTGAAGGGTAAATACCATCTAAATAAAGTGCCTCTTTTCAAAGCGGAAATTTTTGAAGGCAATAAGAAAATCAAAGAAGCGATTTTTATCAATGATGCTGTTGTTTCTAAGAACGGAATTTCGAGAATGTTCTCTATCACTCTAGAAACAGATTCTGAAACGATCTATAATCTCGCAGGCGATGGATTAATAGTAAGTAGTCCTATTGGCTCGACAGCCTATTCGCTTGCGGCGGGAGGACCAATTGTCCATCCACAAGTTAGAGCAATTACATTAACTCCTATTTGTCCACATGCACTCACTCATAGGCCATTGCTGCTTCCAGACAACCAGGCCATATGGATCAAGGTACCAAAAGATGAAAGTGAATTGTCTTTAACGCTTGATGGACAAGAAAATATAACAATATCGAAAAATCAAAAAGTAAAAATTATAAAATCTTCTAAATCTCAAATTAGTTTGATAACAAATCCTAACAGAGAGTACTTTGGAACTTTAAAAGAAAAATTCAAACACGGACGCAGGTAA
- a CDS encoding response regulator — translation MKNILLVEDEPLIQKTLKMLLERRGHQVTAVSSGTKAIAHINDENFDLIICDLMLQDITGFDIIEESKSKFTLDDIATKFRIITAYSSPQIIEKAKMYNCAIYSKPFTDVNLVIDNILRESNDTN, via the coding sequence ATGAAAAATATACTTTTAGTCGAGGATGAGCCTCTAATTCAAAAAACTTTAAAGATGCTTCTTGAAAGAAGAGGTCATCAAGTTACTGCTGTAAGTAGTGGAACGAAGGCGATAGCACATATTAACGATGAGAATTTTGATTTGATCATTTGTGACTTAATGCTTCAAGACATAACAGGCTTTGATATCATTGAGGAGTCGAAGTCAAAATTCACATTAGATGATATCGCTACAAAATTTCGCATAATTACAGCTTATAGTTCTCCACAGATCATAGAAAAGGCTAAAATGTATAACTGCGCCATTTACAGCAAACCATTTACAGATGTAAATTTAGTTATTGATAACATATTAAGAGAAAGTAATGACACAAATTAA
- a CDS encoding sensor histidine kinase yields the protein MENQSNSSNDRKRKDLTLYIDKKANHELAFIDSSQFSINSKKSISQYTLRSNSLEFNSVDNSEIYFNSEDELKGHLINISNISLELEEKSTLENLEEITKRLFKSSTHINQVIANFNKIPNFKHYSFFQVFIHEKGQSNVHSFFNDQHEIITVASYNNIFSKIKKSKNKHFDLKDIGSDDIHVIGSFLAKELEYTDLSIVVIASRGDLFSTQKEEKEFFSNLIAYSKIKFSLIAKNTLIFNQKTQIEKIIKDFPIYLSITSKLINLESDKKAKNSTKTVSNEYVTITYETTEDSSNDAELFHHARLMIMGELLNTLSHELSNPLFGISISTEMLSYDSHDKDQDILSTIKEVGLSASRCQMIIKSFSELYNENDHNTKINLRSLLTETITLTKSESKFFKKNINFINTNEDIELLTNPTYLSQIIFNLVINSSQSLKESNLPSKEIHLDVSDHENYLTISIRDNGPGIPTDKKADIFNPFVTTKETGTGLGLSICKRLCEKINANISLVENLPGWTEFLITIQK from the coding sequence GTGGAAAATCAAAGCAATTCCTCTAATGATAGAAAGCGGAAAGATCTAACTTTATATATCGATAAGAAGGCTAATCATGAATTAGCCTTCATTGATTCATCTCAATTTTCTATAAATTCAAAAAAATCTATATCTCAATATACTCTAAGAAGTAATTCATTAGAATTTAACAGTGTTGATAACTCAGAAATATACTTTAACTCAGAAGATGAGCTCAAAGGTCATTTAATAAATATTTCAAATATTAGTTTAGAGCTTGAAGAAAAAAGCACACTTGAAAACTTAGAAGAGATCACTAAAAGACTATTTAAAAGCTCTACCCATATAAATCAAGTAATTGCTAACTTTAATAAAATTCCAAATTTCAAACACTATAGCTTCTTCCAAGTATTTATTCACGAAAAAGGACAATCGAATGTTCACTCCTTTTTTAATGATCAGCATGAGATTATCACTGTTGCCTCTTACAACAATATTTTCTCTAAGATTAAGAAAAGTAAAAACAAGCATTTCGATTTAAAAGATATTGGATCAGATGACATACATGTCATTGGATCATTCCTGGCCAAAGAATTAGAATACACAGATCTATCGATTGTTGTCATTGCTTCTCGTGGAGATTTATTCAGTACTCAAAAAGAAGAGAAAGAGTTTTTTTCTAATTTAATAGCGTATAGTAAAATTAAGTTTTCCTTAATCGCAAAGAATACACTAATTTTTAATCAGAAAACTCAAATTGAAAAAATCATCAAAGATTTTCCAATATATTTAAGTATTACTTCCAAACTCATTAATCTTGAGTCAGACAAGAAGGCCAAGAACTCAACAAAAACTGTAAGCAACGAATACGTCACCATTACCTATGAGACGACAGAAGATAGTTCTAATGACGCGGAACTATTTCATCATGCAAGATTGATGATAATGGGTGAACTTTTAAACACTCTTAGCCATGAACTCTCAAATCCTCTTTTCGGTATTAGCATATCAACTGAAATGTTATCTTATGACTCTCATGACAAAGATCAAGATATACTTTCGACAATCAAAGAAGTTGGCTTAAGTGCGAGTCGTTGCCAAATGATTATTAAAAGCTTCTCAGAGCTTTATAACGAAAATGATCATAATACAAAAATTAACCTTAGATCACTACTTACAGAAACGATTACCCTAACGAAAAGTGAGTCTAAGTTTTTCAAAAAGAATATTAATTTTATTAATACGAATGAAGATATTGAGCTACTCACAAATCCAACATATTTGAGCCAGATTATATTTAATCTAGTTATCAACAGCTCCCAGTCACTCAAAGAAAGCAATCTTCCATCGAAGGAGATTCACCTCGATGTTTCAGATCATGAGAACTATCTCACAATATCAATTCGTGACAATGGTCCAGGTATTCCAACAGATAAAAAGGCAGATATTTTTAATCCTTTTGTGACGACCAAAGAGACGGGAACAGGGCTTGGTCTTTCTATTTGTAAGCGTCTTTGTGAGAAAATTAATGCAAATATTTCACTTGTTGAAAATCTACCTGGTTGGACAGAGTTTCTTATTACTATTCAAAAATAG
- a CDS encoding glycosyltransferase family 9 protein, giving the protein MGAKQENKTTETAEKWLSILQLTRIGDILQTAQAVRLLKINHPEIKVQLVARKQFAEPIQFIIDQVFDECITLDLKTAINLRDGVKGSLKNISSQIALINKRPIAASINLSFSKSSTYLHSLIRSEYKLGPFFNEKHEQVIQDKWSQYLFSSVMRGNLNPFNLVDLFAAIIGVKKINTHLNTKEYSKELKNKALIHPFASLDKKRWAESKWTEVIYNLLKSNADLTVYIAGSNGDTPSYEKMTASPILSKFKDRITPLLGKKLTEVYDLVDENFLFIGHDSMLSHLFSFKNVKSLTISLGTVRVQETAPYSLNNYVLAPKTNCYPCFPDTKCSYFQCHADVPFHTAIAMSKQLLTANVIDIEKLRKDVTEFNLNSVDIYRTTTNNLGQLLLKNLLDENKSAKEVFRDFYNVIWSYSFSEVEPTINLPKLSKNATEALSMMPGAAENLYELAEFGKKYSRFILEEISNNSPNIQSIKNYSLKIDEIDRLLDVLITSYPLLSPIVDYAKVAKSNLSGTNIVEMTESAFYVYQEISTSSSIIYDFLNKLNIKKDKTTKLTSSRTDA; this is encoded by the coding sequence ATGGGTGCAAAACAGGAGAATAAGACAACTGAGACAGCAGAAAAATGGTTATCAATTCTTCAGTTAACTAGGATTGGTGATATTCTACAAACTGCACAAGCAGTTCGTCTATTGAAGATCAATCATCCAGAAATAAAGGTTCAGCTTGTTGCAAGAAAGCAATTTGCGGAGCCAATTCAGTTTATTATCGACCAAGTTTTCGATGAGTGTATTACTCTTGATCTAAAGACGGCGATAAATCTTAGAGATGGAGTAAAGGGATCTTTAAAAAATATTTCTTCTCAAATTGCACTCATCAACAAGCGTCCAATTGCAGCTAGTATTAATCTATCGTTCTCAAAGTCATCAACATATCTACACTCTCTTATAAGAAGTGAATATAAACTTGGGCCATTCTTTAACGAAAAACACGAACAAGTTATTCAGGACAAATGGTCACAATATTTATTCTCATCTGTAATGAGAGGAAATTTGAATCCATTTAATCTTGTCGATCTTTTCGCAGCTATTATTGGTGTTAAGAAGATCAATACTCATCTAAATACAAAAGAGTATTCGAAAGAATTAAAAAACAAAGCCCTAATTCACCCATTTGCATCGCTCGATAAAAAAAGATGGGCTGAGTCAAAATGGACAGAGGTAATTTATAATCTTTTAAAATCTAATGCCGATTTAACGGTTTATATTGCTGGTTCAAATGGAGATACGCCCTCATACGAGAAAATGACAGCGTCTCCTATACTTTCAAAATTTAAAGATAGAATTACACCCCTATTAGGAAAGAAACTAACTGAAGTTTACGATCTTGTTGATGAGAACTTCTTATTCATCGGTCATGACTCTATGTTGAGTCATCTTTTTAGTTTCAAGAATGTGAAGAGTTTAACTATTTCACTTGGTACTGTTAGAGTTCAAGAGACTGCTCCTTACTCTTTAAACAACTATGTACTAGCACCAAAAACAAACTGTTACCCTTGCTTCCCTGATACAAAATGTTCATATTTTCAATGTCATGCTGACGTGCCATTTCATACTGCAATAGCGATGTCAAAACAGCTTCTTACTGCAAACGTGATTGATATCGAAAAACTAAGAAAAGATGTAACTGAGTTCAATTTAAATTCTGTTGATATTTATAGAACGACAACAAATAATCTAGGCCAGTTACTGCTCAAAAATCTTCTCGATGAGAATAAAAGCGCCAAGGAAGTATTTAGAGATTTTTATAACGTAATTTGGTCATACTCATTCAGCGAAGTTGAACCAACTATAAATCTTCCGAAGCTTTCAAAGAATGCAACTGAAGCTCTTTCCATGATGCCTGGTGCTGCGGAAAACCTATACGAGCTTGCAGAATTTGGTAAAAAATATAGTCGTTTTATACTTGAAGAAATTTCAAATAATTCGCCAAATATTCAATCAATTAAAAACTACTCTTTAAAGATTGATGAGATTGACCGCTTACTTGATGTACTAATTACGTCATACCCACTTCTTTCGCCAATTGTTGATTATGCTAAAGTTGCCAAATCAAACTTAAGTGGCACTAATATCGTAGAAATGACTGAGTCTGCTTTCTATGTTTATCAGGAGATCTCAACATCCTCGAGTATTATTTATGATTTCTTAAATAAACTTAATATCAAAAAAGATAAAACTACAAAATTAACTTCATCAAGGACAGATGCATGA
- a CDS encoding glycosyltransferase family 9 protein, with the protein MKELLIINLKRNGDIFASGHIIRSFIAKYPEIKISLLVLKEFEKAALNLKGITEVHTIDRKKILTYKKNKIFSDGFALDEFQRDIGKVTGKTWDAVYNLSNDRVSTHLTSLLKTKSSKHIGIRFNETCNIEYSSEWAIVMNDILTSVKYAPVTFTDTYLNMANLKPANESFVLKTKEEYNKSSATNFAELRKVENNGNDVKLIGIQLTASTDYKSLSKEQLINLIDALYMSPNFFPILLAAPTEQERNLVSIINSEFNNSLVSVEADFLALNSVLMNLDLLITPDTAIKHLADLTNTPTIEISLGESPLFKQGSLNQESFIVTPTVSKRVFSKKTVENDMSLQAQNILLSTEDIVALAKNILFAEDLSNHKFAQGISVYSVNNDELGTRYELAYGAVDQNAEIERLISRQLLLKKFTGSEDLEIYNALVIDGTTQLESWLTDTKLAITEVSKNLLGTLRSLLQVDGSKAKTGQFLKNLTELLAECEVESQFMAIPLLRFRARVEALNTSNLLESAREMESLIYELKADIQVQVDIVKTASDFVRRTKDSQRTKFSKENQYDI; encoded by the coding sequence ATGAAAGAACTCTTAATAATCAATCTGAAAAGAAACGGAGACATTTTTGCTTCGGGACATATTATCAGATCATTTATCGCAAAATATCCAGAGATTAAAATATCTCTTCTCGTGTTAAAAGAATTTGAAAAGGCTGCACTCAACCTTAAAGGTATCACTGAAGTACATACAATCGATCGTAAGAAAATTTTAACTTATAAAAAGAACAAGATTTTCTCTGATGGATTTGCCCTAGATGAATTTCAGAGAGATATTGGAAAGGTAACAGGAAAAACTTGGGATGCTGTTTACAACTTATCTAACGACAGAGTGTCTACGCACCTAACATCTCTTCTTAAAACAAAGTCTTCTAAACATATTGGTATTCGCTTCAACGAAACTTGTAACATCGAATACAGCTCGGAATGGGCAATTGTAATGAATGACATTTTAACATCTGTTAAATATGCTCCTGTTACATTCACTGATACATATCTAAACATGGCGAACCTTAAGCCTGCAAATGAGTCTTTTGTTCTAAAGACTAAAGAAGAATACAACAAATCTTCAGCGACGAACTTTGCAGAACTCAGAAAAGTAGAAAATAACGGTAATGACGTGAAGTTAATTGGTATTCAACTAACAGCTTCAACTGATTACAAGTCATTATCAAAAGAACAGTTAATAAATTTAATCGATGCTCTATATATGAGTCCTAATTTCTTCCCTATCTTACTGGCTGCGCCAACAGAGCAAGAGAGAAATTTAGTTTCAATCATTAACTCTGAATTTAATAACTCCCTCGTATCTGTTGAAGCAGACTTCTTGGCCCTTAATTCAGTTCTAATGAATCTTGATCTTTTAATTACACCAGACACAGCAATCAAACATCTCGCTGATTTAACTAATACTCCAACAATAGAAATATCACTTGGAGAATCACCACTCTTTAAACAAGGAAGTCTAAACCAAGAAAGCTTCATTGTAACACCAACCGTTTCAAAACGCGTATTTAGTAAAAAGACTGTGGAAAATGATATGAGTCTACAGGCTCAGAACATTCTACTTTCAACGGAAGACATTGTTGCTCTTGCTAAAAACATTCTTTTCGCTGAAGACTTATCAAATCATAAATTCGCTCAAGGCATCTCTGTCTATTCAGTAAATAACGATGAGCTTGGGACAAGATATGAGCTAGCTTATGGCGCTGTCGACCAAAATGCAGAAATTGAAAGACTAATATCTCGCCAACTATTACTTAAGAAATTTACAGGTAGTGAAGATTTAGAAATTTATAATGCACTTGTTATTGACGGAACAACACAACTTGAAAGCTGGCTTACAGATACAAAACTAGCAATTACAGAAGTTTCAAAAAACCTTCTTGGTACATTGAGATCATTATTACAAGTTGATGGCTCAAAAGCCAAAACAGGACAGTTTCTTAAGAATCTAACAGAGCTTTTAGCAGAATGCGAAGTTGAGTCACAGTTCATGGCAATCCCACTTTTAAGATTTAGAGCAAGAGTGGAAGCGCTAAATACTTCTAATCTTCTTGAGTCAGCTCGAGAAATGGAATCTCTTATTTATGAACTGAAAGCCGACATTCAAGTCCAAGTTGATATTGTAAAAACCGCAAGTGACTTTGTAAGAAGAACAAAAGACTCCCAGAGAACAAAATTCTCAAAGGAAAATCAGTATGACATCTAA
- the fliS gene encoding flagellar export chaperone FliS: MSYGLGAYKKTHVNTASKEQILLMLYQAAIKNCKKAMEAIDKREIALKGEAIGKLQDIVIELNNSLDFEVGGDIAKELSSLYDFILFSSTQANIKIDKEPLEGCLNVLTTLYEGWQEAIKSLKVSGQTKQGA, from the coding sequence ATGAGCTACGGTCTTGGCGCTTATAAGAAAACACATGTAAACACTGCGAGTAAAGAGCAGATCTTACTCATGCTCTATCAAGCTGCAATCAAGAATTGCAAGAAAGCAATGGAAGCTATCGACAAAAGAGAAATTGCTCTTAAAGGAGAAGCCATTGGAAAACTACAGGACATCGTCATCGAGCTAAACAACAGCTTAGATTTTGAAGTTGGTGGGGATATTGCAAAAGAATTATCTTCACTTTATGACTTCATTCTCTTCTCTAGTACTCAAGCAAATATCAAAATTGATAAAGAGCCACTAGAAGGATGCCTTAATGTTTTAACAACATTATATGAAGGATGGCAGGAAGCAATTAAGTCACTTAAAGTTTCGGGACAGACGAAACAAGGAGCATAG
- the fliD gene encoding flagellar filament capping protein FliD, whose translation MSIAFGSINTGLPKDIVQQIMNAERIPIKNMETRKGKIEDKKGLVGELSGLVESMRGTLNKAGNARSLRELKIETNKEIVGISADKNIAEPANYQFEVVQLAQKSSAMSSGFEDPDESYVGVGFIQYKLPNGDTKEIYVDSENSSLTKIAKLINKDSESGLRASVINDGSGSENPHRLILSLKDTGDANKAEFPYFYFVDGVDDLYVEFEREAQDAKVKLDGFEIELPENKTSDLIPGVTIDLKKAKPGEEFSINISEDTQAVGEKVNTVVDQVNAVLNFIKAQNNLDEKTDTSRTLGGDIILQTLESKIRGAVFKDIETQFGNFRIGDIGVAFQRDGTLKFDQEKFKAELESNYEKVSQILTGHFKEGGIKTSGFIDNLNDLANSSLRYPDGILQSRKKSLEGNIEGIDRRIKQRERMLEQKEKNLKDKFSRLEGTISRIRAQGAGVAGLGAGAPDVQQLG comes from the coding sequence TTGAGCATTGCCTTTGGTTCCATTAACACAGGTCTTCCAAAAGATATCGTTCAGCAAATTATGAATGCTGAGAGGATCCCTATTAAGAATATGGAGACTCGTAAAGGGAAGATTGAGGACAAGAAAGGTCTCGTAGGAGAACTATCTGGCCTTGTTGAATCAATGCGTGGAACTCTCAACAAAGCTGGTAACGCCAGATCTCTTCGCGAACTTAAAATCGAAACAAACAAAGAAATTGTCGGCATCAGTGCTGACAAGAATATTGCGGAACCTGCAAACTATCAATTTGAAGTTGTACAACTAGCACAAAAATCATCTGCAATGTCCTCAGGATTTGAAGACCCTGATGAGAGTTACGTTGGAGTGGGTTTTATTCAATACAAACTTCCAAATGGTGATACCAAAGAAATCTACGTTGATTCAGAAAACTCAAGTTTAACAAAAATTGCAAAGTTAATTAATAAAGATTCTGAAAGCGGACTACGTGCTTCTGTTATCAACGATGGTAGCGGCTCTGAAAATCCACACAGACTAATTTTAAGCTTAAAAGATACAGGGGATGCCAACAAAGCAGAATTCCCATATTTTTATTTCGTTGATGGAGTTGATGACCTCTACGTTGAATTCGAAAGAGAAGCTCAAGATGCAAAAGTTAAGCTAGATGGTTTTGAAATTGAACTTCCAGAGAATAAGACAAGTGATCTTATTCCAGGTGTTACGATTGATCTCAAAAAAGCGAAACCAGGTGAAGAATTCTCTATTAACATTAGTGAAGACACTCAAGCTGTTGGAGAAAAAGTTAATACTGTCGTAGACCAAGTAAACGCAGTATTAAATTTCATCAAAGCACAGAATAACCTTGATGAAAAAACAGACACATCGAGAACTCTAGGTGGAGACATTATTCTGCAAACACTAGAGTCAAAGATCAGAGGCGCGGTTTTTAAAGATATTGAAACTCAATTTGGAAATTTTCGCATTGGTGATATCGGAGTCGCATTTCAACGTGATGGTACATTGAAGTTTGATCAGGAAAAATTTAAAGCTGAGCTTGAGAGTAATTACGAAAAAGTTTCGCAAATTCTAACTGGTCACTTTAAAGAAGGTGGAATTAAGACAAGCGGCTTTATCGATAACTTAAACGATCTTGCAAATTCATCTCTTCGTTACCCTGATGGAATCTTACAGTCACGAAAAAAAAGCTTAGAAGGGAACATTGAAGGTATAGATAGAAGAATAAAGCAGAGAGAAAGAATGCTCGAACAAAAAGAGAAAAACTTAAAAGATAAATTTTCTAGGTTAGAAGGAACAATATCAAGAATTAGAGCACAGGGAGCTGGCGTTGCAGGATTAGGAGCAGGAGCTCCAGACGTACAGCAACTTGGGTAA
- a CDS encoding RlmE family RNA methyltransferase produces MSFKVQDYYFKKAKKENFLARSIYKLEEIDLKYGIIKKGENVLDLGYHPGSWMQYTSKKVGEEGSVVGIDIRPLNKKLLPIKNIRIFEMDIFDVDDLSMLGVDKPFDTVVSDMAPNTTGVRSVDQARSLNLIEQVFYHLPVFLKDGGNFVIKVFDGHEAQVFLKSQKHRFKEFHFLKPKSTRSVSKEFFAIGKGFIKDEE; encoded by the coding sequence ATGAGTTTCAAAGTCCAAGATTACTATTTTAAGAAAGCCAAAAAAGAGAACTTCCTTGCGCGTAGTATCTACAAGCTTGAGGAAATTGATCTAAAGTATGGAATTATAAAGAAAGGCGAAAACGTACTTGATTTAGGGTATCACCCTGGGTCTTGGATGCAATATACTTCTAAAAAAGTTGGAGAAGAGGGAAGTGTTGTCGGCATTGATATTCGCCCCTTAAACAAAAAACTTTTACCAATCAAGAATATTAGAATTTTCGAAATGGATATTTTTGATGTTGATGATCTTTCAATGCTAGGTGTTGATAAACCTTTTGATACCGTAGTTTCAGACATGGCACCAAATACAACTGGTGTTCGTTCCGTTGACCAAGCACGTAGTTTGAATTTAATTGAACAGGTTTTTTATCACCTACCAGTCTTTCTTAAAGACGGTGGAAACTTTGTTATTAAAGTATTTGATGGCCATGAGGCGCAAGTCTTTCTAAAATCTCAGAAACATCGATTTAAAGAATTCCATTTTTTAAAACCAAAATCGACACGATCGGTAAGTAAGGAGTTCTTTGCAATTGGAAAAGGTTTCATTAAGGATGAAGAATAG